In one window of Nitrospira sp. DNA:
- a CDS encoding c-type cytochrome → MTLRTAKKTSGFVLAAGLCTLLGWVVITAAQEEDRGTIQPAQARQALTLIHARCAVCHTTDLIVQQRLPADRWNVTVEKMMHWGADLSKDEAAAVLQFVTARYHSGAPDHLPSIEEELAMMAPAGGPRQGSEGPVTGVASRGAGLYAHNCQACHGEGAAGGAGPKLARNTILKNDGAFWETVLHGRGPMPAWGAVLSHQEIADIHAWLATR, encoded by the coding sequence ATGACCCTGAGAACGGCGAAAAAGACCTCCGGGTTCGTGCTCGCTGCAGGGCTCTGTACGCTGCTTGGATGGGTGGTGATCACGGCGGCTCAGGAAGAGGACCGCGGAACGATTCAGCCGGCCCAGGCTCGTCAAGCCCTGACATTGATTCATGCCCGGTGCGCCGTCTGTCACACGACCGACCTGATCGTGCAGCAACGGCTGCCGGCCGACCGATGGAACGTGACGGTTGAAAAGATGATGCATTGGGGAGCGGATCTGTCCAAGGACGAGGCGGCCGCGGTCTTGCAATTCGTGACGGCACGGTATCATTCCGGTGCGCCGGACCATCTGCCGTCGATCGAAGAAGAGTTGGCCATGATGGCGCCTGCGGGAGGCCCACGTCAGGGATCTGAGGGGCCGGTGACCGGAGTGGCATCGAGAGGCGCGGGGCTCTACGCGCACAATTGCCAGGCCTGCCATGGCGAAGGAGCGGCCGGTGGCGCCGGACCGAAACTCGCGCGCAATACGATTCTGAAAAATGACGGTGCCTTTTGGGAAACGGTGCTCCACGGGCGGGGGCCGATGCCGGCCTGGGGCGCAGTGCTGAGTCATCAGGAGATCGCGGATATTCATGCCTGGTTGGCAACTCGCTGA
- a CDS encoding c-type cytochrome — MGGRRTVIVGCALVILVGLFSFPRLLLGSDQTRVKELIQNNCAGCHRLEGKADSRFNLKAPDLIWAGSKYQRSWLLRYLTGKEAPLYPKGYRWDLPEGPTRHPVVSEDDALGIAEYFEQHNKDPRVKVGAFDLSKVSKFDATFGGMAYKAHACLGCHLIEENGKLIGGPQSASLVAAGQRYDKDWLFRFGLNPQDFVPHSGEFLADATEPQLRAVIGFLMVQGVKDFKYYEPWTAPEFGMASADRGKVLYKEYCSQCHGATGKGDGPAASGLEPKPAIHANIPFDKVPTDYLYNVINHGGAAMGKSPNMPYWGLTIGQQGVADVMAYLRVTFKGGADVAQAGSAEGPSGVCPQPRKTAKAPADFLSKTNPLPHSDATVQAGKTLFLQTAQPVACAMCHGEKGNGQGFMGAALIPPPRNFTCGSMMKDLPDGQLFWIIKNGSPGTGMMSFAGLPDEQVWQLIAYVRSLAK, encoded by the coding sequence ATGGGTGGAAGACGGACGGTAATTGTCGGATGCGCGTTGGTCATATTGGTGGGGTTGTTCTCCTTCCCCCGCTTGCTGTTAGGCAGTGATCAGACTCGCGTCAAGGAGCTGATTCAGAACAATTGCGCCGGTTGTCACCGCCTGGAAGGAAAAGCGGATTCGCGTTTCAATTTGAAGGCGCCTGATCTGATTTGGGCCGGGAGCAAATATCAGCGCTCGTGGCTGCTTCGTTACCTGACGGGGAAAGAGGCGCCGCTGTATCCAAAGGGATATCGCTGGGATTTGCCTGAGGGGCCGACGCGGCATCCGGTGGTCAGCGAAGACGACGCCCTGGGTATTGCCGAGTATTTCGAACAGCACAACAAAGACCCGCGGGTAAAAGTCGGGGCCTTCGATCTCTCGAAGGTCAGCAAGTTCGATGCGACGTTCGGCGGCATGGCGTACAAGGCCCACGCCTGTCTCGGCTGTCACCTGATCGAAGAGAACGGCAAACTCATCGGCGGGCCGCAGAGTGCCTCGCTCGTGGCGGCCGGTCAACGGTACGACAAGGATTGGCTGTTCCGGTTCGGGTTGAATCCGCAGGACTTTGTCCCGCACAGCGGCGAGTTTCTGGCCGATGCGACGGAACCGCAACTCCGTGCCGTCATCGGGTTCCTGATGGTGCAGGGCGTCAAGGACTTCAAGTATTACGAGCCCTGGACGGCGCCTGAGTTTGGAATGGCGAGTGCCGATCGCGGGAAGGTCTTGTACAAGGAATATTGCTCGCAATGTCATGGCGCGACCGGAAAGGGCGATGGGCCCGCCGCATCCGGCCTGGAGCCGAAGCCGGCGATCCATGCGAACATTCCGTTCGACAAGGTGCCGACGGACTATCTCTACAATGTGATCAATCACGGCGGTGCGGCGATGGGTAAATCGCCGAATATGCCCTACTGGGGTTTGACCATCGGACAACAGGGTGTCGCGGATGTGATGGCCTATTTGCGAGTTACGTTCAAAGGGGGAGCCGACGTGGCGCAGGCGGGCAGTGCTGAAGGCCCGAGCGGTGTGTGCCCGCAGCCGAGGAAAACGGCGAAGGCGCCGGCTGACTTCCTGTCCAAAACCAATCCGTTGCCGCATTCGGACGCGACCGTTCAGGCGGGCAAAACGCTGTTTCTCCAGACGGCCCAGCCGGTGGCGTGCGCGATGTGTCATGGGGAGAAGGGCAATGGACAGGGCTTCATGGGGGCGGCGCTGATTCCACCGCCCCGAAACTTTACGTGCGGCTCGATGATGAAAGATCTTCCGGACGGGCAACTGTTCTGGATCATCAAGAACGGGTCTCCAGGAACCGGCATGATGTCATTCGCCGGATTGCCGGATGAGCAGGTCTGGCAATTGATTGCCTATGTAAGAAGTTTGGCGAAGTAA
- a CDS encoding DsrE family protein has product MATFIISGSRGTDDPTMATLPFMAAKTAKEQGHDVVLWLWNEAVTSARKGSADHVVGVNLTPLKDLLAAVQAANIPIWVCGACAVARQIGQGDLVAGAVIKGMPDYIKAVAERDRTVAF; this is encoded by the coding sequence GTGGCGACGTTTATCATTTCCGGGAGTCGGGGCACAGACGATCCGACCATGGCGACCCTTCCCTTTATGGCGGCCAAGACCGCCAAGGAGCAGGGCCACGACGTGGTGTTGTGGTTGTGGAACGAGGCGGTGACTTCAGCGCGTAAGGGCTCGGCGGATCATGTCGTCGGGGTGAATTTGACGCCGCTGAAAGACCTGTTGGCAGCCGTTCAGGCTGCCAACATTCCCATCTGGGTCTGCGGGGCCTGTGCCGTTGCCAGGCAGATCGGGCAGGGTGATCTCGTAGCCGGAGCTGTTATCAAAGGCATGCCGGACTACATCAAGGCTGTGGCTGAGCGCGACCGGACCGTGGCGTTCTAA
- the ppk2 gene encoding polyphosphate kinase 2, with the protein MRGNGQLETDDLEIIPTAVPKEGDGYHPPAQAGGEVTAGLIGEVGRSLTEDDLRRVNTRRGLLQLIKSKNIDLEDVRKTLLYEQELQQLQVELVRLQRWVQADGQRIAILVEGRDAAGKGGTIRRFTEHLNPRAMRVVALPKPTDDERGQWYFQRYIRQLPNKGEIVFFDRSWYNRAVVEPVMGFCSKKEHQRFLQQVTEFEHMLYEDGVTIIKFWFSISKEEQASRFEARRQNPLKQWKLSPVDEKAQELWDSYTRYKEEMFSKTHTTFSPWIIVKANDKQAARLESLRHVLNLLAYKGKDEAQIRLTPDPNVITRFHRKMVELDF; encoded by the coding sequence GTGCGGGGCAACGGGCAACTTGAGACCGATGACCTGGAGATCATTCCGACGGCTGTGCCGAAGGAAGGGGATGGTTACCATCCTCCTGCTCAAGCCGGTGGGGAAGTGACGGCCGGACTGATCGGCGAGGTCGGTCGATCGCTGACCGAAGATGATCTACGGCGCGTCAACACGCGGCGCGGGTTGCTGCAGTTGATCAAGAGCAAGAACATCGACCTTGAAGACGTGCGGAAGACGCTGCTGTATGAACAGGAATTGCAGCAGCTGCAGGTCGAGCTGGTCCGCCTTCAACGCTGGGTGCAGGCGGATGGGCAGCGTATTGCGATTCTTGTCGAAGGACGGGATGCGGCCGGAAAGGGCGGCACGATCCGCCGGTTTACCGAGCATTTGAATCCGCGCGCCATGCGGGTGGTGGCGTTACCGAAGCCGACGGACGATGAGCGGGGCCAGTGGTATTTCCAGCGCTACATCCGGCAACTGCCCAACAAGGGGGAGATCGTCTTTTTCGACCGCAGTTGGTACAACCGTGCGGTCGTCGAGCCGGTGATGGGATTTTGCAGCAAGAAGGAACATCAGCGGTTCTTGCAACAGGTGACGGAATTTGAGCACATGCTCTACGAGGACGGCGTGACGATCATCAAGTTCTGGTTCTCGATTTCCAAAGAGGAGCAGGCCAGTCGATTCGAAGCGCGCCGGCAGAATCCCCTCAAGCAGTGGAAGCTCAGTCCTGTCGATGAAAAGGCGCAGGAGCTGTGGGATTCGTACACGCGATACAAAGAAGAAATGTTCAGCAAAACCCATACGACCTTCAGCCCCTGGATCATCGTCAAGGCGAACGACAAGCAGGCCGCGCGATTGGAAAGTTTGCGCCACGTGCTCAACCTCCTGGCGTACAAGGGGAAAGATGAGGCGCAGATCCGTCTGACGCCGGATCCCAACGTCATCACTCGGTTCCATCGCAAGATGGTGGAATTGGATTTCTGA
- a CDS encoding c-type cytochrome, producing the protein MQKLLGVTLAIMAAAVVTGVPAVAQHMQPPRVPIEHLEEARALKSPLPDSPEVVEKGKALYHGKGTCANCHGPEGAGDGPVASQLNPSPRNFQHHGFWRHRTDGELFWVIKNGSPGTSMVGFAGQLTDEEMWAVIQYERTFAEGHGHGRGMGPAGGMGHKGGREGMGGMGHRGAGSGGCEGEHCDR; encoded by the coding sequence ATGCAGAAGCTGCTGGGTGTCACATTGGCGATCATGGCGGCGGCCGTGGTGACGGGTGTCCCTGCAGTCGCCCAACATATGCAGCCGCCCCGCGTCCCGATCGAGCACCTCGAGGAGGCGCGTGCGCTCAAGAGTCCATTGCCTGATTCGCCTGAAGTGGTCGAAAAGGGCAAGGCCCTCTATCACGGGAAAGGGACATGCGCCAACTGTCATGGACCGGAGGGAGCGGGCGATGGTCCTGTGGCGTCGCAGCTGAATCCATCCCCCCGCAATTTTCAGCATCACGGATTCTGGCGGCATCGGACCGACGGCGAACTGTTCTGGGTGATTAAGAACGGGTCGCCCGGAACCAGCATGGTCGGATTTGCGGGGCAGCTGACGGATGAAGAAATGTGGGCCGTGATCCAGTATGAACGCACCTTCGCTGAGGGCCATGGTCACGGGAGAGGAATGGGGCCTGCTGGGGGGATGGGGCATAAGGGGGGGCGGGAAGGTATGGGCGGTATGGGGCATCGAGGAGCCGGAAGCGGTGGCTGTGAAGGAGAACATTGCGATCGGTAA
- the trxC gene encoding thioredoxin TrxC, with translation MTEKLHLVCPHCRSINRVPAARLAEQPNCGQCHAPLFAGHPIALTAADFDLHAQRAEIPLVVDFWAPWCGPCRMMAPAYEQAAQMLEPQVRLAKVNTEEEQSLAARFGISSIPTLVLLRGGRELARQPGALGLQDIVRWVRSKI, from the coding sequence GTGACGGAGAAACTCCATCTGGTCTGTCCGCATTGCCGGAGTATCAATCGTGTTCCGGCGGCTCGTCTGGCGGAACAGCCCAATTGCGGTCAGTGCCATGCTCCCTTGTTTGCCGGTCACCCGATCGCGTTGACGGCGGCGGATTTCGATCTCCATGCGCAGCGAGCGGAGATTCCCCTGGTGGTGGATTTCTGGGCCCCCTGGTGCGGACCCTGCCGCATGATGGCCCCGGCCTATGAACAGGCGGCGCAGATGCTGGAACCTCAGGTTCGCCTGGCCAAGGTGAATACGGAAGAGGAACAGTCCCTGGCCGCGAGGTTCGGCATCTCCAGCATCCCCACGCTGGTGCTGTTGCGAGGAGGGCGCGAATTGGCGCGTCAGCCGGGGGCGCTGGGGCTTCAAGATATTGTGCGGTGGGTTCGCAGCAAGATCTGA